In one Musa acuminata AAA Group cultivar baxijiao chromosome BXJ2-5, Cavendish_Baxijiao_AAA, whole genome shotgun sequence genomic region, the following are encoded:
- the LOC135611689 gene encoding two-component response regulator EHD1-like, which produces MWPSGLRVMVVDNASRYLGLMERLLLQCNYQVMSWSEEFGMMMNYIAHGACDFLIKPLKIKELRNIWQDVFGNKWDSGMIRSGSLVKKQKDCILPIREADGVVTDVCDLKKARLQWTTQLHQSIRGSSERSWARQGVAKENFGDHMNVQHLTREQVASHLQKYRLQLKRSSSWMAVESIESSTFDANEETQNNEFVVPNLSAALGQLDAVVMGNYGNKAGESSSSSRGTTDDLNTCFGDGFREPNRPPA; this is translated from the exons ATGTGGCCGTCCGGCTTGCGGGTGATGGTGGTGGACAACGCCTCACGCTACCTCGGCCTCATGGAGCGGCTGCTGTTGCAGTGCAACTATCAGG TGATGTCTTGGAGTGAAGAATTCGGCATGATGATGAACTATATAGCCCACGGAGCTTGCGATTTCCTGATCAAGCCACTGAAGATTAAGGAACTGAGAAATATATGGCAGGATGTGTTCGGAAACAAATGGGATAGCGGTATGATACGATCGGGTAGTCTCGTGAAGAAACAAAAGGATTGCATACTACCCATTCGAGAGGCGGATGGAGTCGTCACCGACGTCTGTGACCTCAAGAAGGCCAGACTACAGTGGACGACGCAACTCCATCAATCAATTCGTGGCAGCAGTGAACGCTCTTGGGCTCGACA aGGCGTTGCCAAAGAAAATTTTGGAGATCATATGAACGTCCAACATCTAACAAGGGAGCAAGTTGCCAGTCATCTGCAG AAGTACCGACTGCAGCTGAAGAGGTCGAGTTCGTGGATGGCCGTGGAGAGCATTGAATCTTCCACGTTTGATGCCAATGAGGAAACGCAGAACAACGAGTTCGTGGTGCCGAATCTGTCAGCAGCTTTGGGCCAATTGGATGCGGTGGTGATGGGGAACTATGGCAACAAAGCTGGTGAATCCTCGAGCAGCTCGCGCGGCACGACCGATGACCTCAACACCTGCTTCGGCGATGGCTTCCGTGAACCGAACAGGCCCCCGGCGTGA